Proteins from one Lachnospiraceae bacterium genomic window:
- a CDS encoding GrpB family protein, protein MLGVPKNKVILLPYNEKWVDEYSKVKELFMGMFTDEIVSIEHVGSTSIPGIMAKPMLDVAIVFKDITEQVFHKMKESNYIYYGEVASGKYLFILRGENESSLQHVHCYKANDRTLFYQQVQFRDFLRTHPKYAKEYEQLKINLSKMYFDDRNKYTAGKQAFFDKIRALAAQNQDVIET, encoded by the coding sequence ATGCTCGGAGTGCCAAAGAACAAAGTAATCTTGTTACCGTATAACGAAAAATGGGTGGATGAATATAGCAAAGTAAAAGAGCTTTTTATGGGAATGTTTACTGATGAAATTGTTTCCATTGAACATGTTGGCAGTACATCTATCCCTGGAATAATGGCGAAGCCGATGCTGGATGTAGCGATTGTTTTTAAGGATATAACAGAGCAAGTATTCCATAAAATGAAAGAAAGTAACTACATTTATTATGGTGAAGTCGCATCAGGCAAGTATTTATTCATATTGCGAGGAGAGAATGAAAGCTCCTTACAACACGTTCATTGTTATAAAGCAAATGATCGCACATTGTTTTATCAGCAAGTACAATTTAGAGACTTTTTACGAACTCATCCTAAATATGCAAAAGAGTATGAACAATTAAAGATAAACTTGTCTAAAATGTATTTTGATGACAGGAATAAATATACGGCTGGGAAACAGGCATTTTTTGATAAAATAAGGGCTCTTGCTGCTCAAAATCAAGACGTCATTGAAACCTAA
- the tsaD gene encoding tRNA (adenosine(37)-N6)-threonylcarbamoyltransferase complex transferase subunit TsaD translates to MRYPVILGIESSCDETAAAVVRNGREVLSNVISSQVPLHKVYGGVVPEIASRKHIENIDGVILQALADAKMGWEDIDAIAVTYGPGLVGALLVGVAEAKALAYALHKPLLGVHHMKGHIAANYITNADWKPPFLCLVVSGGHTHLVMVEDYQHYQILGKTRDDAAGEAFDKVSRAIGLGYPGGPQIQKAAEKGNPQAIHFPRPCLEEDGYSFSFSGLKSAVLNYLNQQEMKKEAVNPADVAASFQAAVVEVLVKKTMQAAKDLGVSRVAVAGGVSANRPLREALEEACMQNHFDFCRPEFVFCTDNAAMIACAAYYEYEQGESADLSLNANPNLTL, encoded by the coding sequence GTGAGATATCCGGTGATATTAGGAATTGAAAGCTCCTGTGATGAGACGGCGGCGGCGGTGGTGAGAAATGGCCGCGAGGTGCTGTCGAACGTGATCTCTTCGCAGGTACCGCTACATAAGGTGTATGGGGGCGTTGTGCCGGAAATTGCATCGCGCAAGCATATTGAAAATATTGATGGCGTGATTTTGCAGGCGCTTGCAGATGCCAAAATGGGCTGGGAGGATATCGACGCGATTGCGGTGACCTATGGCCCTGGGCTTGTGGGCGCGCTTTTAGTGGGCGTGGCGGAGGCGAAGGCACTTGCTTATGCGCTACATAAACCGCTGCTGGGTGTGCATCATATGAAGGGGCATATTGCAGCTAATTATATTACGAATGCGGATTGGAAGCCGCCGTTTTTATGCTTGGTGGTGTCGGGCGGGCATACGCATTTGGTGATGGTTGAAGATTATCAGCATTATCAGATTTTAGGCAAAACAAGGGATGATGCGGCGGGCGAGGCATTTGACAAGGTGTCCAGGGCGATTGGACTGGGCTACCCCGGCGGACCGCAGATCCAAAAGGCGGCGGAGAAGGGAAATCCGCAGGCGATTCATTTCCCAAGGCCATGTTTGGAGGAGGATGGATACTCCTTCAGTTTTAGCGGCCTGAAGTCGGCGGTGCTGAATTATCTGAACCAGCAGGAGATGAAAAAAGAGGCAGTAAACCCGGCCGACGTGGCCGCGTCTTTTCAGGCGGCGGTTGTAGAGGTGCTGGTGAAGAAAACGATGCAGGCGGCGAAAGATCTCGGGGTGAGCCGGGTGGCGGTTGCCGGCGGTGTGTCGGCTAATAGGCCGCTGCGGGAGGCACTGGAAGAGGCTTGTATGCAAAATCATTTTGATTTTTGCCGGCCGGAATTTGTTTTTTGCACTGATAATGCCGCGATGATTGCCTGCGCGGCGTATTATGAATATGAACAGGGCGAAAGCGCTGATTTGTCGCTTAATGCAAATCCTAATTTAACGCTTTAA
- a CDS encoding LPXTG cell wall anchor domain-containing protein: MVIWILKSVWMVSAEEEISVCTVAPGQADMRIGLCEGNGFLMEAGQYAGNYAPVFYSAFWSGSALGSVLPLGHFVYCVEPEVTLLGDAQYNEGGVLGNRDVLLHLTTPRITQEGRIFQMLGQILQVCGPEIQSGPEICKTAPQATRYLAAQTLIWQLVCGDMDENFNVLSSQWAEAYDLRSMPYWNTAPAGGRSVKAWQETWLQELKRMQQLPSFCSQDQAVYEMTGDTLVLTDTAQSLDDMQFIASDSSVTLTVKENTLIISNPQQVDFTVNVRNVLRDGIKEPAPILTVNQSTGAKRQTTVTASETPLTMPLEASFKIKALVISLEVSKQELTGSHEVPGAKLQILDENGQVIEEWISSDQPHYIEKLPIGTYILREILPAAGYVTAEDILFEVKDTAELQKVEMKDDITKLQISKKDLTTGEELPGAALQILDETGKVIEEWVSGAEPHYIERLPIGVYTLRETLPAKGYVTAQDVIFKIEDTAALQKVEMKDDVTKLEISKKELESGEPLSGAALQIVDQKGSVIKEWISGDRPQYIESLPVGSYTLQEKEAPKGYQKAADISFEIADIPQIQRVEMSDQKKKPSPQTGDEAVWQLYIGMLGLAGMGLGFLMRKRSLRQR; encoded by the coding sequence ATGGTGATTTGGATTTTAAAAAGTGTTTGGATGGTATCAGCCGAGGAGGAGATTTCTGTTTGTACGGTAGCACCGGGACAGGCTGATATGAGGATCGGATTATGTGAAGGAAATGGCTTTTTAATGGAAGCCGGGCAGTATGCCGGAAATTATGCGCCGGTATTTTATTCTGCGTTCTGGTCGGGCAGTGCGCTGGGTAGTGTGCTGCCGCTAGGGCATTTTGTATACTGCGTTGAGCCGGAAGTTACACTGCTGGGGGATGCACAGTATAATGAGGGCGGCGTTCTGGGCAATCGGGATGTATTGCTCCATCTGACGACGCCGCGCATCACGCAGGAGGGCCGGATTTTCCAAATGCTGGGGCAGATTTTGCAGGTTTGCGGCCCGGAGATCCAAAGCGGTCCCGAGATTTGCAAAACAGCACCGCAGGCGACGCGGTATCTGGCGGCGCAGACGCTGATCTGGCAGCTGGTATGCGGCGACATGGATGAAAATTTCAATGTGCTTAGCAGTCAGTGGGCAGAGGCGTATGATTTGCGCTCCATGCCGTATTGGAATACAGCGCCGGCGGGAGGAAGGTCGGTCAAGGCATGGCAGGAAACATGGCTGCAGGAGCTTAAAAGGATGCAGCAGCTGCCCAGCTTTTGCAGTCAGGATCAGGCTGTATATGAAATGACAGGCGATACCCTCGTGCTGACCGATACGGCACAGAGTCTTGATGATATGCAGTTTATAGCATCGGATAGCAGTGTAACGCTGACGGTAAAGGAAAATACGCTGATTATTTCAAACCCACAGCAGGTTGATTTTACCGTGAATGTCCGTAATGTGCTGCGGGATGGAATCAAGGAACCCGCTCCGATTCTGACGGTCAATCAAAGTACGGGCGCTAAGCGGCAGACTACGGTGACAGCATCAGAGACGCCGCTTACTATGCCACTGGAGGCTTCTTTTAAGATAAAGGCACTGGTAATCAGCCTTGAGGTTAGCAAGCAGGAGCTGACAGGGAGCCACGAGGTGCCGGGAGCTAAGCTGCAGATTTTGGATGAAAACGGGCAGGTCATCGAGGAATGGATATCAAGCGATCAGCCACATTACATCGAAAAGCTGCCTATTGGCACGTATATTCTGCGCGAAATTTTGCCGGCTGCCGGCTATGTAACGGCAGAGGATATTTTATTTGAGGTAAAGGACACAGCAGAGCTGCAAAAGGTTGAAATGAAGGATGATATTACAAAATTGCAGATCAGCAAAAAAGATCTGACAACCGGAGAAGAGCTACCAGGGGCAGCGCTGCAGATTTTGGATGAGACAGGAAAGGTCATTGAAGAATGGGTATCCGGTGCTGAGCCGCATTATATTGAAAGGCTGCCGATTGGGGTCTATACGCTGCGAGAGACTCTGCCGGCTAAAGGCTATGTGACAGCACAGGATGTAATCTTTAAGATAGAGGATACGGCGGCGCTGCAAAAAGTGGAGATGAAGGATGATGTAACGAAGCTGGAGATCAGCAAAAAGGAGCTGGAAAGCGGAGAGCCGCTGTCAGGAGCCGCCTTGCAGATTGTCGATCAGAAGGGCAGTGTGATAAAGGAATGGATATCCGGCGATAGGCCGCAGTATATCGAAAGTCTTCCGGTAGGAAGCTATACCCTGCAGGAAAAGGAAGCACCGAAGGGCTATCAAAAGGCCGCGGATATTTCGTTTGAGATTGCGGATATACCGCAGATACAAAGAGTTGAAATGAGCGATCAGAAAAAGAAGCCGTCGCCGCAAACAGGAGACGAAGCAGTATGGCAGTTATATATAGGAATGCTAGGACTAGCGGGGATGGGATTAGGGTTCTTGATGCGTAAAAGGAGCTTGCGGCAGAGATAG
- a CDS encoding M23 family metallopeptidase, with product MSDTDKQTMPEKQVKIYLAVLSVLLVVAVLVTVFTAYQDEQLAEEEQPPRTEQSTVTAEQSQETRPVQNNFLDANSQIEETSKPEPVKPQAPTESSTATEETGMEEEEPQAPVAAFDPQEDLMVWPVSGTVVMDYSPDALIYDATLDLYRTSNSLSIGASEEETVVAAAAGTVKEIGKTDELGSYVVLDNGNGYETTYGQLSEEAMVEVGETVAQGEAIGRMSEPTWYSAALGTHLIFTVTVNGETVNPLDYLENILDD from the coding sequence ATGAGCGATACGGATAAACAGACCATGCCGGAGAAGCAGGTTAAAATTTATCTGGCTGTACTGTCGGTCCTTTTGGTAGTTGCGGTTTTGGTAACGGTTTTTACGGCCTATCAGGATGAGCAGCTGGCAGAGGAGGAGCAGCCGCCGCGCACCGAGCAGAGCACAGTAACGGCCGAGCAGTCACAGGAAACGAGGCCGGTACAGAATAATTTCTTGGATGCGAACAGTCAGATTGAGGAAACCTCAAAGCCAGAGCCGGTAAAGCCGCAGGCGCCGACAGAGTCGTCTACGGCGACGGAGGAAACGGGCATGGAGGAAGAAGAGCCGCAGGCGCCGGTAGCGGCGTTTGATCCGCAAGAGGATCTGATGGTATGGCCGGTAAGCGGTACGGTAGTGATGGATTACAGCCCGGATGCATTGATCTATGATGCGACGCTGGACCTGTACCGGACAAGCAATTCTCTGAGCATTGGTGCATCAGAGGAGGAAACGGTCGTAGCGGCAGCCGCTGGTACGGTGAAGGAAATAGGAAAGACGGATGAACTGGGCAGTTATGTAGTTCTCGACAACGGAAACGGGTATGAGACTACATACGGTCAGCTTTCGGAGGAGGCAATGGTTGAGGTTGGCGAGACCGTTGCACAGGGCGAAGCAATTGGCCGTATGAGCGAGCCTACCTGGTATAGCGCTGCACTGGGGACACATCTCATTTTTACTGTTACGGTAAATGGCGAGACGGTGAATCCGCTTGATTATTTAGAAAATATATTAGATGACTGA
- a CDS encoding ribonuclease Z produces the protein MFDICLLGTGGMMPLPGRWLTSCIMRYKGTSLLIDCGEGTQVTLRELGWSFKAIDYILFTHYHGDHISGLPGLLLTIGNCDRTEPVTLIGPRGLRKIVEGLLLIAPGLPFPIVYQELTAEQIQQQQELMLGELSVRAFQADHGVPCVGYSAEVKRQPKFDPVRAKEAGIPLPYWRRLQNGEVITEDDGTVYEPSMVLGSARKGLKVTYCTDSRPKESIVRAAQKSDLFICEGMYGEPDKQDKAAKHKHMSYQEAAQMARQAQVQELWLTHFSPAMPNPKVYLKEATAVFPNTKAGKDRMLKEFKFEEE, from the coding sequence ATGTTTGATATTTGTTTGCTGGGGACCGGCGGCATGATGCCGCTGCCGGGGCGCTGGCTGACTTCGTGTATCATGCGCTATAAAGGAACAAGCCTTCTGATCGACTGCGGCGAGGGCACGCAGGTTACGCTCAGAGAGCTCGGCTGGAGCTTTAAAGCGATTGACTATATTTTGTTTACCCACTATCACGGCGATCATATCAGCGGTTTGCCCGGCCTGCTGCTGACGATCGGAAACTGTGACAGAACAGAGCCCGTCACTCTGATTGGGCCCCGCGGTCTGCGAAAGATTGTAGAGGGCCTTCTTTTGATTGCGCCGGGACTTCCGTTCCCCATTGTGTATCAGGAGCTGACAGCAGAGCAGATTCAGCAGCAGCAGGAGCTGATGCTGGGGGAGCTTTCTGTACGCGCCTTTCAGGCCGACCACGGCGTACCCTGCGTGGGCTACAGCGCAGAGGTTAAGCGTCAGCCCAAATTTGATCCCGTTCGGGCCAAGGAAGCCGGGATCCCCTTGCCATATTGGCGGCGCTTGCAAAATGGCGAGGTCATCACGGAAGATGACGGGACGGTGTATGAGCCTTCAATGGTTTTGGGCTCTGCCCGCAAAGGCCTTAAGGTAACCTACTGCACAGATTCGCGGCCGAAGGAAAGCATTGTGCGCGCGGCGCAAAAGTCGGATTTGTTTATCTGTGAGGGCATGTATGGCGAGCCTGATAAGCAGGATAAGGCGGCGAAGCATAAGCATATGTCGTATCAGGAGGCGGCGCAGATGGCGCGGCAGGCGCAGGTGCAGGAGCTTTGGCTGACGCATTTTAGCCCGGCTATGCCGAATCCGAAGGTGTATTTGAAGGAGGCTACGGCGGTTTTCCCAAATACGAAGGCGGGAAAGGATCGTATGCTTAAGGAATTTAAGTTTGAAGAGGAGTAA